From a region of the Pyrococcus kukulkanii genome:
- the pdxT gene encoding pyridoxal 5'-phosphate synthase glutaminase subunit PdxT has protein sequence MKVGVIGVQGDVSEHIDATKRAMKNLGVSGEPIWLRKPEQLKEISAIIIPGGESTTISRLMQRTGLFEPVKKLIEDGLPVMGTCAGLIMLSKEVIGATPEQKFLKILDVKVNRNAYGRQVDSFEAPVKLSFDDEPFIGVFIRAPRILELLSDKVKPLAWLEDRVVGVEQDNIIGLEFHPELTDDTRIHEYFLEKLL, from the coding sequence ATGAAGGTAGGGGTTATTGGAGTGCAGGGTGATGTCAGCGAGCATATTGATGCCACAAAGAGAGCTATGAAAAACCTCGGGGTGTCCGGAGAGCCAATTTGGCTCAGGAAACCAGAACAGCTTAAAGAGATAAGCGCGATAATAATCCCTGGGGGAGAGAGCACTACAATTTCAAGGCTTATGCAGAGGACAGGATTATTTGAGCCTGTGAAAAAGCTTATTGAGGATGGGCTGCCAGTGATGGGAACATGCGCGGGATTGATAATGTTATCCAAGGAGGTAATTGGAGCAACTCCAGAACAGAAATTTCTAAAGATCCTTGACGTGAAAGTTAATAGGAACGCCTACGGAAGGCAGGTAGACAGCTTTGAGGCACCCGTGAAGCTTTCCTTTGATGATGAGCCATTTATAGGAGTCTTTATAAGGGCTCCCAGGATACTTGAGTTACTTAGTGACAAGGTGAAACCCTTAGCATGGCTCGAGGACAGGGTTGTGGGTGTTGAGCAGGACAATATCATAGGGCTAGAATTCCACCCCGAGCTTACTGACGATACGAGGATCCATGAGTACTTTTTGGAAAAACTTCTCTAA